One Esox lucius isolate fEsoLuc1 chromosome 1, fEsoLuc1.pri, whole genome shotgun sequence genomic region harbors:
- the cuedc1b gene encoding CUE domain-containing protein 1b encodes MTSLFRRSSSNGGSGGAGGGSGASPGELNNSRPNRQVRRLEFNQAMEDFKTMFPTMDYEVIECVLRSNNGAVDATIDQLLQMSIDGQGSDDSSDSDDSIPPEILERTLEPDSSDEEPPPVYSPPTYDMHIYDRKYPEAPPTPPPRFEAQPPPGHRKIRSYRNWNPPLLGNLPDDFLRILPQQLDSIQGTQSSLSQPSSFTSSLSSVAQPTARGGVSRPGVGAGPGAPGGPSSVGDTVGTEQERKLKQYLDDERIALFLQNEEFMRELQRNREFLVALERDRLKYESKKSKSNHSSVSMENSLPGEHCGASGSMEACTAVSDEAMFRDKLKHMGKSTRKKLFEIARSFSEKTKRRKTKRRTLLKHQSLGTANSTANLLDDVEGSPEDGQPRRSATQEDDEPHKELLS; translated from the exons ATGACCAGCCTGTTCAGGCGCAGCAGCAGTAACGGAGGCTCAGGTGGGGCGGGAGGCGGCAGTGGTGCCAGCCCAGGGGAGCTCAACAACAGCCGGCCTAACCGCCAGGTCCGGCGCCTGGAGTTCAACCAGGCCATGGAGGACTTCAAGACCATGTTCCCCACCATGGATTATGAGGTCATCGAGTGCGTCCTGCGCTCCAACAACGGGGCGGTGGACGCCACCATCGACCAACTCCTCCAGATGAGCATTGACGGACAGGGATCAGATGACAGCTCGGACTCCGATGACAGCATACCGCCAGAG ATTCTAGAGCGGACTCTAGAACCGGACAGTTCAGACGAAGAACCGCCTCCTGTCTACTCACCGCCCACTTATGATATGCACATCTATGACAGGAAATACCCAGAGGCCCCGCCCACTCCTCCACCCAG GTTCGAGGCCCAGCCACCTCCAGGTCACCGGAAGATCCGCAGCTACAGGAACTGGAACCCCCCATTGCTAGGCAACCTGCCGGATGACTTCCTGCGGATCCTGCCACAGCAGCTGGACAGTATACAG gGAACACAGAGCAGTCTGTCCCAGCCGTCCTCCTTCACCTCGTCTCTGTCCTCTGTCGCCCAGCCGACGGCCCGGGGAGGTGTCTCCAGGCCAGGAGTTGGTGCAGGGCCAGGGGCCCCTGGAGGACCAAGCAGTGTCGGGGATACAGTAGGCACAGAGCAGGAGCGGAAACTGAAACAGTACCTGGATGATGAGCGGATCGCCCTTTTTCTCCAGAATGAGGAATTCATGAGGGAGCTGCAGCGCAACCGCGAGTTCCTTGTGGCCCTAGAGAGAG ATCGCTTGAAGTATGAATCAAAGAAATCCAAGTCCAATCATTCATCTGTCAGCATGGAGAATTCCTTACCCG GAGAACATTGTGGTGCGTCGGGGTCCATGGAGGCCTGTACAGCTGTGTCGGATGAGGCCATGTTCAGAGACAAACTCAAACACATGGGCAAAT CAACAAGAAAGAAGCTGTTTGAAATCGCCAGATCATTCTCTGAGAAAACaaagaggagaaagacaaaaagaagaaCACTCCTGAAGCACCAGTC GCTGGGCACAGCCAACTCCACAGCCAACCTCCTGGATGATGTGGAGGGGAGCCCGGAAGACGGCCAGCCCAGAAGGTCAGCCACTCAGGAAGACGATGAGCCACACAAGGAGCTTTTGTCTTG A